CGCCGGGTTCCAGTGCGCGGCCTGTTACGGCAAGCCGGATGCCTCTGCTTTTGAAGATAACAGTGACAAGTTTTCCTTTGGCAACAGTCACTGGATCACCCAGGTTATTGACGGAAAGCTGGTGGCCGGGACGGAGGGTGCGACGGGGGCTTTTCCCAACAATATCCATTGGATCCGTCAGCGTGTTACGGGCCACTTTACTGGCGCGAACCAGAACAAATTCCAGGTCCTGTTCGGTGATCTTTTCGCCGGGCTGAATAAGCCGGTTGGCAACCGGGATTTCCAGTTGGCGGTGAATGCGGCCTGTCAGTTTATACTGGCGGGCGTTAGGGCCGGTGGCCGGTGCAATCAGGACAGCAACAAAGTTATTGCCTCTTTTGCTATAGGACAGGCTGGCAACAGAAATGCTCTGTTCCTCATCCGTTGATACCTGAATATTTGGGTGCTGCGTGGAAAGAGAAAGTTCAAACTGTCCTGTTTGCAGTTCATCTTCAAGCGCGAACCGGATTTCCTCTAGAATTCTTTGCTGCGGAATACGAACCCCGGCGCGTTTGACAACAATCCGGCTGATCGCCCGGCTTGGGCGCCAGTCGAGACCATGTTTGCGGGCGACATAGGCCAGCGAAGAGGCTTTGAAAACAACTTTTTTCCCAGGAGCCGGTGCCGGCGCGATCACATAATCGGCCTTTTCTTCCGCGCCTTCGAACACATCGCCAAACGTAATCTGTTCATTTTGAACAGCGATGGATGGCTTAA
This region of Sneathiella aquimaris genomic DNA includes:
- the flgA gene encoding flagellar basal body P-ring formation chaperone FlgA; protein product: MKKMTFTLTFLIAMSANIAAAVAGLVTLKPSIAVQNEQITFGDVFEGAEEKADYVIAPAPAPGKKVVFKASSLAYVARKHGLDWRPSRAISRIVVKRAGVRIPQQRILEEIRFALEDELQTGQFELSLSTQHPNIQVSTDEEQSISVASLSYSKRGNNFVAVLIAPATGPNARQYKLTGRIHRQLEIPVANRLIQPGEKITEQDLEFVLVRASKVARNTLTDPMDIVGKSPRRTLRPGHQLSVNNLGDPVTVAKGKLVTVIFKSRGIRLAVTGRALEPGAEGDIIRVENIASRKTIQAQIINAEEVHIISAGQRLANLN